The following coding sequences lie in one Dunckerocampus dactyliophorus isolate RoL2022-P2 chromosome 4, RoL_Ddac_1.1, whole genome shotgun sequence genomic window:
- the LOC129179866 gene encoding perforin-1-like, translated as MASNLSLLLLVLGYLTVAQAQIRLYNLRASNLASNNMGSMDAYVKVFCGSAYLGKTVVRNNNVSPWWTEEFTYFKAKQNDVLKLEVYDRHAPYDELLGVCQRQLRLGTHGYDCTLKRGGTLIYIYTLSTSHQ; from the coding sequence ATGGCCTCCAATCTGTCCCTTCTGCTTCTGGTGCTGGGCTATCTGACTGTGGCTCAGGCCCAGATCAGGCTGTATAACCTGCGTGCCAGCAATCTCGCCTCCAACAATATGGGCAGCATGGATGCCTATGTCAAGGTGTTCTGTGGCTCTGCCTATCTGGGTAAAACAGTAGTCCGTAATAACAATGTTAGTCCTTGGTGGACGGAGGAGTTCACCTACTTCAAGGCCAAGCAAaatgatgtgttgaagctcgaGGTTTATGACAGACATGCTCCCTATGACGAACTGCTGGGAGTGTGCCAGAGACAGCTCCGACTTGGAACCCATGGGTATGACTGCACCTTGAAGAGAGGAGGAACCCTCATTTATATCTACACCCTCAGCACCAGCCATCAATAA
- the LOC129180061 gene encoding uncharacterized protein LOC129180061, with protein sequence MASNLSLLLLVLGYLTVAQAQIRLYNLRASNLPADILGTTDGYVKVFCGPASLGKTAVRNNNVNPWWTEEFSYFKAQENDVLRLEVYDRDVLFDDLLGVCQRQLRPGTHEHDCFLKKGGTLHYAYTLSTSHQ encoded by the coding sequence ATGGCCTCCAATCTGTCCCTTCTGCTTCTGGTGCTGGGCTATCTGACTGTGGCTCAGGCCCAGATCAGGCTGTATAACCTGCGTGCCAGCAATCTCCCCGCTGACATTTTGGGGACCACGGATGGCTATGTCAAGGTGTTTTGTGGCCCCGCCTCTTTGGGTAAAACAGCAGTGCGTAATAACAATGTTAATCCTTGGTGGACGGAGGAGTTCTCCTACTTCAAGGCCCAGGAAAATGATGTGTTGAGGCTCGAGGTTTACGACAGAGATGTTCTCTTTGACGATCTGCTGGGAGTGTGCCAGAGACAGCTCCGACCTGGAACACACGAGCATGACTGCTTCCTGAAGAAAGGTGGAACCCTCCATTATGCCTACACCCTCAGCACCAGCCATCAATAA